One Nonomuraea angiospora DNA segment encodes these proteins:
- a CDS encoding VOC family protein, which produces MDFTIHQTFLPHNDPEASLAFYRDNLGFEVRKDVGAGTMRWITVGPAGQPGTSVVLHPPAVAPGITEEERRTILEMMAKGTYASMIVATADLDGAFARLRDGGAEVVQEPTEQPWGVRDCAFRDPAGNMIRVNELR; this is translated from the coding sequence ATGGACTTCACCATTCACCAGACCTTCCTCCCGCACAACGACCCGGAGGCCTCCCTGGCCTTCTACCGCGACAATCTCGGCTTCGAGGTCCGCAAGGACGTCGGCGCCGGCACGATGCGCTGGATCACGGTCGGCCCCGCCGGCCAGCCCGGCACGTCCGTCGTCCTGCACCCGCCGGCCGTCGCGCCCGGCATCACCGAGGAGGAGCGCCGTACCATCCTGGAGATGATGGCGAAGGGCACCTACGCCAGCATGATCGTGGCCACCGCCGACCTCGACGGCGCCTTCGCGCGGCTGCGGGACGGCGGGGCCGAGGTCGTCCAGGAGCCGACCGAGCAGCCGTGGGGCGTCCGCGACTGCGCCTTCCGCGACCCCGCGGGCAACATGATCCGCGTCAACGAGCTGAGGTGA
- a CDS encoding ROK family protein, with translation MIARRVVPRGDLTRVEILALLGTAGALDRRQIAARLRLGDATVHEHTRRLLACGYLRALAPQAGAVGRPRIPLQVVPEAAATLGVRVATDHVVTVVAGLDGRVITSDVSPFDCHSDPIPQLLAVINHRLADPTMGPRLRAVGVVTPSSVDSATGYIRVCPRFGWSELPLGERLRAELPIPVLVDNDLRASTTAELLYRTGREHDDFLVLGIGDGVGLGAVLQRRVHRGPSGLSGEFGHTPVAATGPRCSCGARGCLETLTNDDGILRAARRVGLAEAATTIEELRARWVRGGEPALADVLAGIGTVLGRAVAGVVNLLGTPTIAVIGENHVLWPGLEPGFLAAMRTSQVTAAHRVQVIVRPWDDAQHALGAAGLALAAPETLA, from the coding sequence ATGATTGCTCGTCGAGTCGTCCCTCGTGGGGATCTGACCCGCGTCGAGATCCTGGCGCTGCTCGGCACCGCGGGCGCCCTGGACCGCCGCCAGATCGCGGCCCGCCTCCGGCTCGGTGACGCGACCGTGCACGAGCACACGCGACGCCTGCTGGCCTGCGGTTACCTGCGCGCTCTCGCCCCGCAGGCCGGTGCCGTGGGCAGGCCCCGGATCCCGCTCCAGGTCGTTCCGGAGGCCGCCGCGACCCTGGGTGTGCGGGTCGCCACCGACCACGTCGTCACCGTCGTCGCGGGCCTGGACGGTCGCGTGATCACATCCGATGTATCACCCTTCGACTGCCATTCCGACCCCATCCCCCAGCTGCTCGCGGTGATCAACCACCGGCTGGCCGACCCCACCATGGGGCCCAGGTTGCGGGCCGTAGGGGTGGTCACTCCGTCCTCTGTCGATTCGGCCACCGGTTACATACGTGTATGTCCCCGATTCGGCTGGAGCGAACTTCCCCTCGGCGAACGGCTGCGCGCCGAACTGCCGATCCCCGTGCTGGTCGACAACGATCTCAGGGCGAGCACCACCGCCGAGCTGCTGTACCGGACGGGCCGCGAGCACGACGACTTCCTGGTGCTCGGCATCGGCGACGGGGTAGGGCTCGGCGCGGTCCTGCAGCGGCGGGTGCACCGCGGCCCGAGCGGGCTGTCCGGCGAGTTCGGCCACACGCCGGTCGCCGCCACCGGGCCGCGCTGCTCCTGCGGCGCCCGGGGCTGCCTGGAGACGCTCACCAACGACGACGGCATCCTGCGCGCCGCCCGCCGCGTCGGCCTCGCCGAGGCGGCCACCACCATCGAGGAGCTCCGCGCGCGATGGGTCCGCGGCGGCGAGCCGGCGCTGGCGGACGTCCTGGCCGGGATCGGCACCGTGCTCGGGCGGGCCGTCGCGGGCGTCGTCAACCTGCTCGGCACGCCCACCATCGCGGTCATCGGCGAGAACCACGTCCTGTGGCCGGGGCTGGAGCCGGGCTTCCTCGCCGCGATGCGGACCAGCCAGGTCACCGCCGCCCACCGCGTTCAGGTGATCGTCCGTCCCTGGGACGACGCCCAGCACGCCCTCGGCGCCGCCGGCCTGGCCCTCGCCGCCCCGGAGACCCTCGCCTGA
- a CDS encoding ABC transporter substrate-binding protein, translating to MAVVVAVVIAGGFTAGCGDNGGQQSSGGSKASNGAVTLTWSMWASGTEDRDAWQKVADEVTKKYPNIKITLETSPFNDYFTKLGTRLAGGSAPCIVSMQSLRTGGYVNGMLPLDELIKKNSLDTGDFDSSIMAGLASGGKQYALPYDVGSLIVTYNKDLFKAAGVPAPKVGWSMADFEATAKKLTTGGKYGFAAYPIDLPMFSMILSRTGAEPVDASGKLTLTSEPMATGFQWYADLVAKAGVAPKVPGVDNNFPDTQFLNGNVAMKVDGPWAVLSLKEQAKFDVGLATIPAGPNGTKTYSAGSGFGISQSCPYPDEAFKAISVMTSADVLGQLATIGRAYPARKSVQNKWYENAFEGAKEVLDAANASATPFRTTSSWDQVSKLLAQYGVPVFNGQGTAADVLKQVQQQAPA from the coding sequence TTGGCAGTCGTCGTAGCGGTGGTCATCGCGGGGGGATTCACCGCCGGTTGTGGGGACAACGGCGGTCAGCAGTCATCGGGCGGCAGCAAGGCGAGCAACGGTGCGGTGACGCTCACCTGGTCGATGTGGGCCTCCGGCACGGAGGACCGCGACGCCTGGCAGAAGGTGGCCGACGAGGTCACCAAGAAATACCCGAACATCAAGATCACGCTGGAGACCTCTCCGTTCAACGACTACTTCACCAAGCTCGGCACCCGCCTGGCCGGCGGCAGCGCGCCGTGCATCGTCTCCATGCAGAGCCTGCGCACCGGCGGCTACGTCAACGGGATGCTCCCGCTGGACGAGCTGATCAAGAAGAACAGCCTGGACACAGGCGACTTCGACTCCTCGATCATGGCCGGGCTGGCCTCCGGCGGCAAGCAGTACGCCTTGCCGTACGACGTCGGCTCGCTGATCGTCACCTACAACAAGGACCTGTTCAAGGCGGCCGGCGTGCCGGCGCCGAAGGTCGGCTGGAGCATGGCCGACTTCGAGGCGACGGCCAAGAAGCTGACCACCGGCGGCAAGTACGGCTTCGCGGCCTACCCCATCGACCTGCCGATGTTCTCGATGATCCTGTCACGGACCGGCGCGGAGCCGGTGGACGCGTCCGGCAAGCTCACCCTCACCTCCGAGCCGATGGCGACCGGCTTCCAGTGGTACGCGGACCTGGTCGCCAAGGCCGGGGTCGCGCCCAAGGTGCCCGGCGTGGACAACAACTTCCCCGACACCCAGTTCCTCAACGGCAACGTGGCGATGAAGGTGGACGGGCCCTGGGCCGTCCTGTCGCTCAAGGAACAGGCCAAGTTCGACGTGGGCCTGGCCACCATCCCCGCCGGTCCCAACGGGACCAAGACCTACTCGGCCGGGTCCGGCTTCGGCATCTCCCAGTCGTGCCCGTACCCGGACGAGGCGTTCAAGGCGATCAGCGTGATGACCAGCGCCGACGTGCTCGGGCAGCTCGCCACGATCGGGCGCGCCTACCCGGCGCGCAAGTCCGTCCAGAACAAGTGGTACGAGAACGCCTTCGAGGGCGCCAAGGAGGTCCTCGACGCCGCCAACGCCTCGGCGACGCCGTTCCGGACGACCTCCAGCTGGGACCAGGTGTCCAAGCTGCTGGCCCAGTACGGCGTGCCGGTCTTCAACGGCCAGGGCACGGCGGCGGACGTCCTCAAGCAGGTCCAGCAGCAGGCACCGGCGTAA
- a CDS encoding carbohydrate ABC transporter permease — translation MYNDAIPGRAAVARGQGARRLRGDGRVAALFAGPSLIGLTLFTLFPIVMSLVIAFFQWPAAGEHVFTGLGNFAQLFGDPVFRRTLFNTLLFVVLYLPLNLIVSVGLAVWISPRIKGRQALRVIFFLPVVTPMVANAIVWRMIYQPNGFIDGTLHAATGVHAPNFLGEQGWAMFAVVAMSVWQGFGYNMLVFSAALDAIPRQLVEAAQIDGAGPWRLFFRITLPMISPAMFFATTMTLITSFQVFTQPFLMTGGGPGIDTETLMMFVYNQGFSVYQFGLASAAAWILFVLILGVTALQFAGQRRWVTYDV, via the coding sequence GTGTACAACGACGCCATACCCGGGCGAGCGGCGGTAGCACGCGGACAGGGTGCCCGCCGCCTGCGCGGCGACGGAAGGGTCGCCGCCCTGTTCGCCGGGCCCAGCCTGATCGGATTGACGCTGTTCACGCTCTTCCCGATCGTGATGTCCCTGGTGATCGCCTTCTTCCAGTGGCCCGCGGCGGGCGAGCACGTCTTCACCGGGCTGGGGAACTTCGCGCAACTGTTCGGCGATCCCGTGTTCCGGCGGACGCTGTTCAACACGTTGCTGTTCGTGGTGCTCTACCTGCCGCTCAACCTCATCGTCTCGGTGGGGCTGGCGGTGTGGATCTCGCCGCGCATCAAGGGCCGCCAGGCGCTGCGGGTGATCTTCTTCCTGCCCGTGGTGACGCCGATGGTGGCCAACGCGATCGTCTGGCGGATGATCTACCAGCCCAACGGGTTCATCGACGGCACGCTGCACGCCGCCACCGGCGTGCACGCGCCGAACTTCCTCGGCGAGCAGGGCTGGGCCATGTTCGCCGTCGTCGCGATGAGCGTGTGGCAGGGGTTCGGGTACAACATGCTGGTCTTCTCGGCCGCCCTGGACGCCATCCCGCGGCAGCTCGTGGAGGCGGCGCAGATCGACGGGGCGGGGCCGTGGCGGCTGTTCTTCCGCATCACGCTGCCGATGATCTCCCCGGCGATGTTCTTCGCCACGACCATGACGCTCATCACGTCGTTCCAGGTCTTCACCCAGCCGTTCCTGATGACCGGCGGCGGGCCCGGCATCGACACCGAGACCCTCATGATGTTCGTCTACAACCAGGGCTTCTCCGTCTACCAGTTCGGACTCGCGTCCGCCGCGGCCTGGATCCTGTTCGTGCTGATCCTGGGCGTGACCGCGCTGCAGTTCGCCGGCCAGCGCAGATGGGTGACCTACGATGTCTGA
- a CDS encoding carbohydrate ABC transporter permease — protein sequence MSEHVHAAPVSPWARRVRLVVSHAALYLVAAAFVSPLVYMVATSLKRADEVFGSPPSLLGSVLRWENYSEAFEFLPFGRFVINGLAVAVCGTVVVLVASSMSAYAFSRLRWRGRDGVFLVFLATLMIPQEVLVVPMFMLMRWFGWVDSYQALIFPWAFTAFGTFMLRQFFLTIPEELAESARLDGAGAVRVFTSIMLPLIKPALAVLAVFTFINYWNSFLWPLIIINSVDEKATVPLGLQLFFGQQGTQWNLIMAAAVISMAPTTALLIILQKHLVRGIATSGLGGR from the coding sequence ATGTCTGAGCACGTGCACGCCGCGCCGGTCTCCCCGTGGGCGCGCAGGGTCCGACTGGTCGTCTCCCATGCCGCTCTCTACCTGGTGGCCGCCGCCTTCGTCTCGCCGCTGGTCTACATGGTGGCCACGTCGCTGAAGCGCGCCGACGAGGTGTTCGGGTCGCCGCCGAGCCTGCTCGGATCGGTGCTCCGGTGGGAGAACTACAGCGAGGCGTTCGAGTTCCTGCCGTTCGGGCGTTTCGTGATCAACGGGCTCGCCGTCGCCGTCTGCGGCACCGTCGTGGTGCTGGTGGCGTCGAGCATGTCGGCGTACGCCTTCTCGCGGCTGCGCTGGCGCGGTCGCGACGGCGTCTTCCTGGTCTTCCTGGCCACCCTGATGATCCCCCAGGAAGTGCTGGTCGTGCCGATGTTCATGCTGATGCGCTGGTTCGGGTGGGTGGACTCGTACCAGGCGCTGATCTTCCCCTGGGCGTTCACCGCCTTCGGGACGTTCATGCTGCGCCAGTTCTTCCTGACCATCCCCGAGGAGCTCGCCGAGAGCGCCCGCCTCGACGGCGCGGGAGCGGTGCGCGTCTTCACCAGCATCATGCTGCCGCTGATCAAGCCCGCGCTCGCGGTGCTGGCGGTCTTCACCTTCATCAACTACTGGAACAGCTTCCTGTGGCCGCTGATCATCATCAACTCGGTGGACGAGAAGGCCACGGTCCCGCTGGGTCTGCAGCTGTTTTTCGGGCAGCAGGGCACTCAGTGGAATCTCATCATGGCCGCGGCCGTGATCTCCATGGCGCCGACCACGGCGCTGCTCATCATCCTGCAGAAACATCTCGTCCGCGGGATCGCGACCAGCGGTCTCGGCGGACGGTGA
- a CDS encoding alpha-L-fucosidase — translation MKKRDIVQHHAWFAESRFGMFVHWGLYSLAARHEWVKNRERLTDEDYQRYFDHFDPDLYDPAQWARLAKEAGMRYIVLTTKHHDGFCLWDSAQTDYKATRTPWGKDLIAPFVEAVRAEGLKVGFYHSLIDWHHPEFPVDSFHPQRDDEAFKAAAAGRDVSKYADYLHAQVRELLTGYGKIDYLFFDFSYRGRPGTWGGKGADDWRSDELLAMVRELQPEVIVNDRLDIPGDFVTPEQYQPAGPMVVDGHEVPWEACQTLNGSWGYDRDNLDYKSPDLLVRMLVDSVAKGGNLLLNVGPDGRGQIDPRARATLAGIGAWMRLNSRSIYGCGPSGFAAPPDCRYTQRGDRLYLHLFAWPFGHLHLPGLAGRVKYAQFLHDASEIRTRVIDPGQQAGLTTMGAVAPDVLTLDLPVQRPDVAVPVVELFLTE, via the coding sequence GTGAAGAAGAGGGACATCGTGCAGCACCACGCCTGGTTCGCCGAATCCCGGTTCGGCATGTTCGTGCACTGGGGTCTGTACTCTCTGGCGGCCCGGCACGAGTGGGTGAAGAACCGCGAGCGCCTGACCGACGAGGACTACCAGCGCTACTTCGACCACTTCGATCCCGACCTGTACGACCCGGCGCAATGGGCGCGGCTGGCCAAGGAGGCCGGCATGCGCTACATCGTCCTCACGACCAAGCACCACGACGGCTTCTGCCTGTGGGACTCGGCGCAGACCGACTACAAGGCGACGCGCACCCCCTGGGGCAAGGACCTGATCGCGCCGTTCGTGGAGGCCGTCCGCGCCGAGGGGCTGAAGGTCGGGTTCTACCACTCGCTGATCGACTGGCACCATCCCGAGTTCCCGGTCGACTCGTTCCACCCCCAGCGCGACGACGAGGCGTTCAAGGCCGCCGCCGCGGGCCGCGACGTCTCCAAGTACGCCGACTACCTGCACGCCCAGGTGCGCGAGCTGCTCACCGGTTACGGCAAGATCGACTACCTGTTCTTCGACTTCTCCTACCGGGGCAGGCCGGGGACCTGGGGCGGCAAGGGCGCCGACGACTGGCGCTCGGACGAACTGCTCGCGATGGTCCGGGAGCTCCAGCCGGAGGTCATCGTCAACGACCGGCTCGACATCCCCGGCGACTTCGTCACCCCCGAGCAGTACCAGCCCGCCGGGCCGATGGTCGTCGACGGGCACGAGGTGCCGTGGGAGGCGTGCCAGACGCTCAACGGCAGCTGGGGGTACGACCGGGACAACCTCGACTACAAGTCTCCGGACCTGCTCGTACGGATGCTGGTCGACAGCGTCGCCAAGGGCGGCAACCTGCTGCTCAACGTGGGCCCGGACGGGCGCGGCCAGATCGACCCGCGCGCGCGAGCGACGCTCGCCGGCATCGGCGCCTGGATGCGGCTGAACTCCCGCTCGATCTACGGCTGCGGGCCCAGCGGCTTCGCGGCGCCTCCCGACTGCCGCTACACCCAGCGTGGCGACCGGCTCTACCTGCACCTGTTCGCCTGGCCGTTCGGCCACCTGCACCTGCCGGGGCTGGCCGGGCGGGTGAAGTACGCCCAGTTCCTGCACGACGCGTCGGAGATCCGCACGCGGGTCATCGACCCCGGTCAACAGGCCGGTCTCACCACGATGGGAGCTGTGGCGCCGGACGTCCTGACCCTCGACCTGCCCGTGCAGCGTCCCGACGTGGCCGTGCCCGTCGTCGAGCTGTTCCTCACGGAGTGA
- a CDS encoding DoxX family protein — protein sequence MDLLDKNQGLFLALYRFVLGLLFACHGAATLFNVLGGPQGPVPTFGQWPGWWAAAIQLVGGILVLLGLGTRVAALLCSGTMAYAYFVVHQPQALFPIENGGEKAALFSWGFLLIAVLGPGRWALSTLLTPARQLAHERAEVTP from the coding sequence GTGGATCTGTTGGACAAGAATCAGGGGCTCTTCCTGGCCCTGTACCGGTTCGTGCTGGGACTGCTGTTCGCCTGCCACGGCGCGGCGACGCTCTTCAACGTGCTGGGCGGGCCGCAGGGCCCGGTGCCGACCTTCGGGCAGTGGCCAGGCTGGTGGGCCGCGGCCATCCAACTGGTCGGCGGCATCCTCGTCCTGCTCGGCTTGGGCACCCGCGTCGCCGCCCTCCTCTGCTCGGGCACCATGGCCTACGCCTACTTCGTCGTCCACCAGCCCCAGGCGTTGTTCCCGATCGAGAACGGCGGTGAGAAGGCGGCCCTCTTCAGCTGGGGCTTCCTGCTCATCGCCGTCCTCGGACCCGGCCGCTGGGCGCTGTCCACACTGCTGACGCCCGCGCGGCAGCTCGCCCACGAGAGGGCTGAAGTCACTCCGTGA
- a CDS encoding serine hydrolase domain-containing protein has product MSRTSSESKSSRRVRVLAAAALAALSGLVVAGTPAAAATGLDRTANVVRQSPDESLSAELAEVRDELKRNHRPDALQRKLDGLVEKDGFPAALAAVRDGKGRTRHYTAGVADLATKAEVPVDGRVRIASNTKMFTAVAVLQLVGEGKVDLDEPIETYLPKVVRGKGIDGSDITVRQLLQHTSGLPNYTRWMTSIFKSRDVYRSPQDLLDMAFAHKASFAPGTSWEYSNTNYVLAGLLIEKVTGRPVAEVITDRIIRPIGLRDTYWPGKGDRTIRGRHPQGYASEQPGGKLKDITNLDPSWGWAAGQLIGTPSDLNRFMTALMGGKLLKPEQLAAMKHTMKAPGFPAGWEYGLGLMKMPLSCGGVTWGHGGDIDGYETRNGVTEDGRAATVAVTALPPNEEAHQHVIEAMDTALCAKR; this is encoded by the coding sequence ATGTCGCGTACCTCTTCCGAGTCGAAGTCCTCCCGTCGCGTGCGGGTCCTCGCGGCGGCGGCGCTGGCGGCGCTGTCGGGGCTGGTCGTGGCGGGGACGCCGGCCGCCGCGGCCACCGGGCTCGACCGCACCGCGAACGTCGTGCGGCAGAGCCCGGACGAGAGCCTGTCCGCCGAGCTGGCCGAGGTGCGGGACGAGCTGAAGCGCAACCACCGGCCCGACGCCCTGCAGCGGAAGCTGGACGGGCTGGTGGAGAAGGACGGGTTCCCGGCGGCGCTGGCCGCGGTGCGGGACGGCAAGGGCCGGACCCGCCACTACACCGCCGGGGTCGCGGACCTGGCGACCAAGGCGGAGGTCCCGGTCGACGGCCGGGTGCGGATCGCGAGCAACACCAAGATGTTCACCGCGGTGGCGGTGCTGCAGCTGGTCGGCGAGGGCAAGGTCGATCTGGACGAGCCGATCGAGACATACCTGCCGAAGGTGGTCCGCGGCAAGGGCATCGACGGCAGCGACATCACGGTGCGGCAGCTGCTGCAGCACACCAGCGGCCTGCCCAACTACACCCGCTGGATGACGAGCATCTTCAAGAGCCGCGATGTCTACCGCTCGCCCCAGGACCTCCTGGACATGGCGTTCGCGCACAAGGCGTCGTTCGCGCCGGGCACGAGCTGGGAGTACAGCAACACCAACTACGTGTTGGCGGGCCTGCTGATCGAGAAGGTCACCGGCCGTCCGGTGGCCGAGGTGATCACGGATCGCATCATCAGGCCGATCGGGCTGCGCGACACGTACTGGCCGGGCAAGGGCGACAGGACGATCCGCGGGCGTCACCCGCAGGGGTACGCCTCGGAGCAGCCCGGCGGCAAGCTGAAGGACATCACGAACCTGGACCCGTCGTGGGGCTGGGCGGCCGGCCAGCTGATCGGCACCCCGAGCGACCTCAACCGCTTCATGACCGCCCTGATGGGCGGCAAGCTGCTCAAGCCGGAGCAGCTGGCGGCGATGAAGCACACGATGAAGGCGCCCGGGTTCCCGGCCGGCTGGGAGTACGGGCTGGGCCTGATGAAGATGCCGCTGAGCTGCGGCGGCGTCACCTGGGGCCACGGCGGTGACATCGACGGCTACGAGACCCGCAACGGGGTGACCGAGGACGGCCGCGCCGCCACCGTCGCCGTCACGGCGCTGCCCCCGAACGAGGAGGCCCACCAGCACGTGATCGAGGCCATGGACACCGCGCTGTGCGCCAAGCGGTAG
- a CDS encoding esterase/lipase family protein, with translation MSSRRRRITGLVAAGILLAGLGPCRQVQAAQKEPVILIHGWNGSPTEFAQMEAALEQAGHPAYTIDLPGEENVANAGAIRDLVAQVRQENGGGKVSLVGHSMGGLSARYYLKFLGGADATLSYVSMGTGQRGYWPACLLPANQGGQMCPSGTFISQLNSGDPTPGTVRYTLLVSSLDETRNDVIDGVWCRAEFPGVAHADEPKSQVFIDGVISALDGTCPS, from the coding sequence ATGTCATCGAGGCGCCGACGCATCACAGGGTTAGTGGCCGCGGGCATCCTGCTGGCCGGGCTGGGCCCCTGCCGGCAGGTGCAGGCCGCGCAGAAGGAGCCGGTCATCCTGATCCACGGCTGGAACGGCTCGCCGACCGAGTTCGCGCAGATGGAGGCGGCGCTGGAGCAGGCCGGCCATCCCGCGTACACGATCGACCTGCCGGGCGAGGAGAACGTCGCCAACGCGGGAGCCATCAGGGACCTGGTGGCGCAGGTACGGCAGGAGAACGGCGGCGGGAAGGTCAGCCTCGTCGGGCACAGCATGGGAGGGCTGTCGGCGCGTTACTACCTGAAGTTCCTCGGCGGCGCCGATGCCACCCTGAGCTACGTCTCGATGGGCACCGGGCAGCGCGGCTACTGGCCGGCCTGCCTCCTGCCGGCGAACCAGGGCGGGCAGATGTGTCCCAGCGGCACCTTCATCAGCCAGCTCAACAGCGGCGACCCGACGCCCGGCACCGTCCGGTACACGCTGCTGGTGAGCTCGCTCGACGAGACCCGTAACGACGTCATCGACGGCGTGTGGTGCAGGGCCGAGTTCCCGGGGGTGGCGCATGCCGACGAGCCGAAGTCGCAGGTGTTCATCGACGGGGTGATCAGCGCCCTGGACGGGACCTGCCCCTCCTGA
- a CDS encoding TetR/AcrR family transcriptional regulator → MAAELFARDGFRGTSLPAVAARAGISEPGLLHHFGSKAGLLLAVIERRDLDSEAFAMELLGMEPSGRLRALPEFARRNKERAGLAKLFTVLVAESLEPGAPGHRHFVERYRAMRAIVADSIRSAQAAGLARQDIDPPAKAAEIIATLDGLQTQWLLDPDTIDIVSGVESYARTLEHDLTCGL, encoded by the coding sequence GTGGCCGCGGAGCTGTTCGCGCGCGACGGCTTCCGCGGCACCTCCCTGCCCGCCGTCGCGGCCCGGGCCGGCATCAGCGAGCCCGGCCTCCTGCATCACTTCGGCAGCAAGGCGGGCCTGCTCCTGGCCGTGATCGAGCGGCGCGACCTCGACAGCGAGGCGTTCGCGATGGAGCTCCTGGGCATGGAGCCCTCGGGGCGGCTGCGCGCCCTGCCGGAGTTCGCGCGCCGCAACAAGGAGCGGGCGGGGCTGGCCAAGCTGTTCACCGTCCTGGTCGCGGAGAGTTTGGAGCCCGGCGCGCCCGGCCACCGGCACTTCGTCGAGCGCTACCGCGCGATGCGCGCCATCGTCGCCGACAGCATCCGCTCGGCCCAGGCCGCCGGGCTCGCCCGCCAGGACATCGACCCCCCGGCCAAGGCCGCCGAGATCATCGCGACTCTCGACGGCCTGCAGACCCAGTGGCTGCTCGATCCGGACACGATCGACATCGTGTCCGGCGTCGAGTCCTACGCCCGCACGCTGGAGCACGACCTGACGTGCGGGCTCTGA
- a CDS encoding sensor histidine kinase, translating to MFANATRSARVWSDSWRARHLSVKDTALAAALMLLATVPTMSAIGPQLGDLPERPPDALAVALAVAQSAPLVVRSRWPAACLAITGAAFALHQALSCPPTFAGVGLYLSLYAAGAYQARFRRGLVAASTAGYALLVVVLHGLGSPNGFPEFLAFYLTLAVIWMAGAGMRRWRADEAERRRLSAQVAAADERARIARELHDVVTHHVTAMVVQADAAQFLVGSAPERAGAGLAAISDTGRRALTELRYLLGVLEATGDPAVAGRAPALGRIGDLVEQARLAGQPVELAERGDRRPQPVDVELAAYRVVQEALTNAIKYAKGRPTAVTVQHHDDHLVIEVITDGPADAAPVVPSGGRGLDGLRERVRMLDGELAAGPRPGGGFGVRALIPYRD from the coding sequence GTGTTCGCGAACGCCACCCGTTCCGCCCGCGTCTGGTCGGACTCGTGGCGAGCCCGCCACCTGTCCGTGAAGGACACCGCGCTCGCGGCGGCGCTCATGCTGCTGGCGACCGTGCCGACGATGTCCGCCATCGGGCCGCAGCTCGGCGACCTGCCCGAGCGCCCGCCGGACGCGCTGGCCGTGGCGCTGGCCGTGGCCCAGTCCGCGCCGCTGGTGGTACGGAGCCGATGGCCCGCCGCCTGCCTCGCGATCACCGGCGCCGCCTTCGCCCTTCATCAGGCGCTGAGCTGTCCGCCGACGTTCGCCGGCGTCGGGCTCTATCTGTCCCTGTACGCCGCCGGCGCCTACCAGGCCCGGTTCCGGCGCGGCCTCGTCGCGGCGTCGACCGCGGGCTACGCCCTGCTGGTCGTCGTGCTGCACGGCCTGGGGTCGCCCAACGGATTCCCGGAGTTCCTCGCGTTCTATCTGACGCTGGCGGTGATCTGGATGGCTGGTGCCGGGATGCGCCGGTGGCGGGCCGACGAGGCCGAGCGACGGCGCCTGAGCGCGCAGGTGGCCGCGGCCGACGAACGGGCGCGGATCGCCCGCGAGCTGCATGACGTGGTCACCCATCATGTGACCGCCATGGTCGTCCAGGCCGACGCGGCGCAGTTCCTGGTCGGCAGCGCGCCGGAGCGCGCCGGGGCCGGGCTCGCCGCCATCAGCGACACCGGCCGGCGGGCGCTGACGGAGCTGCGGTACCTGCTCGGAGTGCTGGAGGCCACCGGCGATCCGGCGGTCGCGGGCCGCGCGCCGGCCCTGGGCAGGATCGGCGACCTGGTCGAACAGGCCCGGCTGGCCGGCCAGCCCGTCGAGCTGGCCGAACGCGGCGACCGGCGGCCGCAGCCCGTGGACGTGGAGCTGGCCGCCTACCGGGTCGTGCAGGAGGCGCTCACCAACGCGATCAAGTACGCGAAAGGGCGGCCGACCGCGGTCACGGTCCAGCATCACGACGATCACCTCGTGATCGAGGTGATCACCGATGGGCCCGCCGACGCCGCACCCGTCGTGCCGTCGGGCGGACGAGGGCTGGACGGGCTGCGGGAACGCGTACGCATGCTCGACGGCGAACTGGCGGCCGGGCCCCGCCCTGGCGGCGGGTTCGGCGTCCGGGCCCTCATCCCGTACAGGGACTGA